ATTAGATACTGGAACTATCCAATACAAGGGGTGATCGCGTGCTGATCTCCGAGCTGTCCGCCCGCACGGGCGCGAGCGTGCCGACGCTCAAGTTCTACCTGCGCGAGGGGCTGCTCCACCCCGGCGAGAGCCTGTCGCAGACCCGCTCGGCGTACGACGAGACGCACGTGCGACGCGTGGGCGTCATCCGGGCCCTCACTGAGACTGTGGGACTCAGCGTGCAGCAGGCGCGCGGCGTGCTCGCCGTCGTCGACGAGCCGGGGCCCGACCTGTACGCCGCCTATGGCCGGGCGCTCGGTCACCTGCCGCCCGCGGTCCCGGCGGCCGACGACTACCCGCGCGCCCGCGCCGTCATCGAGCGACTGGGGTGGGCGTACGAGCCGGAACACGTCGCGACGCGCCAGCTCGAACAGGCGCTCGCGGCCGCCGAGGCCGTGGGCGTGCCGCTCGACGACGAGCGCCTCGCGGCCTACGGGCCCCACGTGCACGCCATCGCCGAGCACGACCTCGCGCGCGTGCCGCGGGAACCGGATGCGGCGATCGCCTACGCCGTGCTCGGAACCGCCGCGCACGAGCCCGTGCTCGCGGCCCTCCGCCGGCTCGCGCACCAGGACATCGCGGCGCGCGGCGCCGCCGGTTGACTGCCGCGCTTCCTCTTGCTCACGCTCAGCGCGATTGCGGCGCCGCCTTCACGCTGGTTGAGTGCCGCGCGCCGCGCCGCGGGCGCGACGCACGGCGTATCGAAACCCGACGGACGGAGGACGTGCGGAGGTAGCGCATCCCTTGGCCCGCTGTTGATACGCGGGTGCGAGGGTTTCGATACGCGTCGTGCGCTCCGCGCGCGGCGCTACTCAACCAACGGGATGGGGACGACCCCGTGCTTCACCGCTGCCATCGGGCAATGCCGCTCGCGCGCGCGACTTCACCGCTGGTTGAGTGCCGCGCGCCGCGCCCGTAGGGGGCGACGCACGGCGTATCGAAACCCGACGGACGGATGACGTGCGGAGGGATCGCATCCCTTGGCCCGCACTTGATACGCGGTGCGAGGGTTTCGATACGCGTCGCGCGCTCCGCGCGCGGCGCTACTCAACCAACGGATAAGGGGTGCCCAGCGGCACCGCTGCCATCGGGCAATGCCGCTCGCGCGCGCGAGTTCACCGCTGGTTGAGTGCCGCGCGCCGCGCCGCGGGCGCGACGCACGGCGTATCGAAACCCGAGGTACGGATGACGTGCGGAGGGATCGCATCCCGTGACCCGCACTTGATACGCGGTGCGAGGGTTTCGATACGCGTCGCGCGCTCCGCGCGCGGCGCTACTCAACCAACGGATAAGGGGTGCCCAGCGGCACCGCTGCCATCGGGCAATGCCGCTCGCGCGCGCGACTTCACCGCTGGTTGAGTGCCGCGCGCCGCGCCGCGCCGCGGGCGCGACGCACGGCGTATCGAAACCCGAGGGACGGATGACGTGCGGAGGGATCGCATCCCGTGACCCGCACTTGATACGCGGGTGCGAGGGTTTCGATACGCGTCGTGCGCTTCGCGCGCGGCGCTACTCAACCAACGGATGGGGCTGGCCGCTCAACCGGCGGTGGCGCACAGCGCGAGGCGCTCGAACGTCAGGCGGTGGTCGCCGACGCGAGCCGCGCCGCCGCGAGCTCCGCGATCTGCACCGCGTTGAGCGCGGCTCCCTTGCGCAGGTTGTCGTTCGAGATGAAGAGCGCGAGTCCCTTGCCGTCGGGCACCGACTGGTCCTGGCGGATGCGGCCCACGAAGCTCGGGTCGGCGCCGGCCGCCTCGAGCGGGTTGGGCACGTCGGCGAGCTGCACGCCGGGCGCGTCGGCGAGGAGCTTGCGCGCGCGCTGCGGGGTGATGGGCTCGCGGAAGGTCGCGTTGATCGAGAGGGAGTGGCCCGTGAAGACGGGGACGCGCACGCACGTGCCCGAGACGAGCAGCTCGGGCAGCTCGAGGATCTTGCGCGACTCGTTGCGCAGCTTCTTCTCCTCGTCGGTCTCCTCGAGGCCG
The Protaetiibacter sp. SSC-01 genome window above contains:
- a CDS encoding MerR family transcriptional regulator, which produces MLISELSARTGASVPTLKFYLREGLLHPGESLSQTRSAYDETHVRRVGVIRALTETVGLSVQQARGVLAVVDEPGPDLYAAYGRALGHLPPAVPAADDYPRARAVIERLGWAYEPEHVATRQLEQALAAAEAVGVPLDDERLAAYGPHVHAIAEHDLARVPREPDAAIAYAVLGTAAHEPVLAALRRLAHQDIAARGAAG